In Pyrus communis chromosome 8, drPyrComm1.1, whole genome shotgun sequence, one genomic interval encodes:
- the LOC137743307 gene encoding uncharacterized protein produces MARFSSSSSRSSWSWSSSSNYYGAKATYNASSGKRSPSASDEVAVRYPNGVRTVIHHSNFRAKAIARNNSTELCMRMVELAVEAGLFGGPNAEFSIYQRDLLNDCGIEVEVGSSNNDSSKND; encoded by the exons ATGGCTCGTTTTAGTTCTTCTAGTTCCCGTTCGAGTTGGAGTTGGAGTTCGAGTTCGAATTACTATG GAGCCAAGGCCACATACAACGCTTCATCTGGCAAAAGGA GTCCTAGTGCCTCCGACGAGGTTGCGGTGAGATATCCAAACGGCGTTAGAACGGTTATTCATCATTCAAATTTTAGAGCAAAAGCAATTGCTCGTAACAATTCTACTGAGCTCTGCATGAGGATGGTTGAGCTGGCTGTTGAG GCGGGTCTATTTGGCGGGCCTAATGCGGAGTTTAGCATTTACCAGCGTGACCTATTGAATGATTGTGGTATTGAGGTGGAGGTTGGTTCGTCGAATAATGATTCGTCCAAGAATGATTAG